One window of the Hoplias malabaricus isolate fHopMal1 chromosome Y, fHopMal1.hap1, whole genome shotgun sequence genome contains the following:
- the LOC136678771 gene encoding MARVEL domain-containing protein 2-like translates to MSGINGSSYHFDRVREGPHYDQVPIGSLARDDGSSYPFGGLVPAVSADPLPPPPLPINPPVGPDLYPSDVEDQPDDAMDIKPVRRFIPDSVKNFFRGNSFRSSKSQSSFPPPPSDVINTTTQGVPCSPPNSRPPSPSAPGSYMDPYGGSGGSYHSRKEQAALLGEAVESVSGRSGQTAKTYSEKVEEYHQRYSYMKSWAGLLRILGCVELLLGAAVFACVCAYVHKDNEWYNLFGYTQHNIYGGSFGGSMGGMYGYGVDYNGPKTPFVLVVAGLAWIGTVILLILGMTMYYRTILLDSNWWPITECLINVMLGVLYLAASIVYVRDTLRGGLCYYPQFNNGPNAAFCRTEAGQTAAIIFLFLTTLLYFVSAGVCLKLWRHEAARLRREALEQEMRTVQSVPLTMIDAMSSVSGPAYKPQLMGTPNTMENATVLPPSMMEPEYLRGHIPAGHIPKPVIIADYVAKYPTIHTDEEKDRYKAVFNDQYEEYKELHAEVQALAKKFEEMENVMKNLPTHPSSEMEQERISHLVQEFQRKKNDPSFLEKRERCEYLKNKLAHIKQKIQEYDKVMEWNDGYS, encoded by the exons ATGTCAGGAATAAACGGCTCCTCGTACCACTTTGATCGTGTCAGAGAAGGTCCACACTATGACCAGGTCCCCATTGGCTCCTTGGCTCGAGATGATGGATCATCTTACCCCTTTGGGGGATTAGTGCCTGCAGTCAGTGCTGATCCCTTACCACCACCTCCACTTCCCATCAACCCCCCTGTGGGTCCGGACCTCTACCCTAGTGATGTTGAGGATCAGCCAGACGATGCCATGGATATCAAACCAGTACGACGCTTCATTCCTGACTCTGTGAAGAACTTTTTCCGGGGCAATAGCTTTCGAAGCAGCAAGAGCCAAAGCTCCTTTCCACCACCACCCTCTGATGTCATTAACACCACCACTCAAGGAGTGCCATGCTCCCCTCCCAACTCTCGACCACCATCTCCTAGTGCCCCCGGTTCATATATGGATCCATATGGAGGATCTGGGGGCAGCTACCATTCTCGGAAAGAGCAGGCAGCCCTCCTCGGGGAAGCGGTGGAGTCCGTTTCGGGACGCTCTGGACAAACAGCAAAGACGTACAGTGAGAAGGTGGAGGAGTATCACCAGAGGTATTCCTACATGAAGTCATGGGCTGGACTTCTACGTATTCTGGGCTGCGTGGAGCTGCTCCTGGGGGCTGCTGTCTTCGCTTGCGTCTGCGCATATGTACACAAGGACAATGAGTGGTACAACTTGTTCGGCTACACCCAACACAACATCTATGGGGGTTCATTTGGAGGGTCAATGGGTGGGATGTATGGATATGGGGTTGACTACAACGGACCCAAAACACCATTTGTCCTAGTTGTAGCTGGTTTGGCCTGGATCGGCACTGTCATTTTGCTCATCTTAGGCATGACCATGTACTACCGGACCATCTTACTGGATTCCAACTGGTGGCCCATTACAGAGTGCCTGATAAATGTAATGCTGGGCGTTCTCTACCTGGCAGCATCTATTGTATACGTGCGGGACACTCTCCGAGGGGGACTTTGCTATTATCCGCAATTTAACAATGGCCCCAATGCTGCATTCTGTCGAACAGAGGCTGGCCAGACAGCTGCcatcatcttcctcttccttACAACACTACTGTATTTTGTGAGCGCTGGGGTCTGCCTGAAGCTGTGGAGGCATGAAGCCGCACGTTTGCGTCGGGAGGCACTTGAGCAAGAG ATGAGGACTGTTCAGTCAGTTCCGCTGACCATG ATTGATGCTATGTCAAGTGTCTCGGGACCTGCCTACAAACCACAACTGATGGGTACCCCCAATACCATGGAAAATGCAACAGTGTTACCACCCTCTATGATGGAGCCGGAATACCTGAGGGGTCACATTCCTGCTGGGCACATCCCCAAACCAGTGATCATTGCAGATTATGTGGC GAAATACCCGACAATCCACACAGATGAGGAGAAAGACCGTTATAAGGCTGTTTTTAATGACCAGTATGAGGAGTATAAAGAGTTACACGCCGAAGTTCAGGCACTGGCCAAGAAGTTTGAGGAGATGGAGAATGTGATGAAAAACCTGCCTACTCACCCATCCAGTGAAATG GAACAAGAGAGAATCAGTCACCTAGTGCAAGAGtttcaaagaaaaaagaat GACCCATCATTCCTGGAGAAGAGGGAAAGATGCGAATATCTGAAGAACAAGCTTGCACACATCAAGCAGAAAATCCAAGAATATGACAAAGTGATGGAATGGAATGATGGCTACAGTTAA